A window of the Thiomicrospira microaerophila genome harbors these coding sequences:
- a CDS encoding metal ABC transporter ATP-binding protein — MNSIETHNLSLGYNHIVLKEISLSLPTAERIAIIGPNGAGKSTFLKGLINLLPIRQGEVSFLGKTTSHPPIAYVPQREEVDWDFPINVYDVVMMGRHGYLKFWQRPSQEDHQIVKQCLKQVNMESFSERQISQLSGGQQQRVFIARALAQQAPITLMDEPFAGVDMATEKALATLFSNLKYQGQTLICVHHDLNSLRDYFDWVVMINHGLVAYGPIEQQLTLDNLQQTFDGRLPILEKLTQSTADL; from the coding sequence GTGAATTCAATCGAAACTCATAATTTAAGTTTAGGTTATAACCATATAGTTTTAAAAGAAATAAGCCTTTCACTACCCACAGCTGAACGCATAGCAATTATTGGTCCTAACGGCGCCGGCAAGTCAACTTTTCTTAAAGGACTCATTAACCTTTTGCCTATCCGCCAAGGTGAAGTTTCTTTTTTAGGTAAAACAACGAGTCACCCACCAATTGCTTACGTCCCCCAGCGTGAAGAAGTGGATTGGGATTTTCCAATCAATGTCTATGATGTCGTCATGATGGGTCGCCATGGTTATCTCAAATTTTGGCAGCGGCCAAGTCAAGAAGATCATCAAATTGTTAAACAATGCCTTAAACAAGTTAACATGGAATCCTTCTCTGAACGCCAAATTAGTCAACTGTCCGGTGGGCAACAACAGCGGGTATTTATTGCACGCGCACTCGCCCAGCAAGCCCCGATCACACTGATGGACGAACCTTTTGCAGGGGTCGATATGGCAACGGAAAAAGCGTTGGCAACCTTGTTTTCAAACCTTAAATACCAAGGTCAAACCTTAATCTGTGTGCATCATGATTTAAATAGCTTGCGTGACTATTTTGACTGGGTGGTCATGATTAATCACGGACTGGTTGCTTATGGCCCTATTGAACAACAACTTACGCTCGATAACTTACAACAAACCTTTGACGGTCGCTTGCCGATTCTAGAAAAACTGACTCAATCCACAGCAGACTTATGA
- a CDS encoding metal ABC transporter solute-binding protein, Zn/Mn family, which produces MPSIWLIIFLLIPGLSVAQPSVVSTTSLVHDLVKKIGGDKVNAQGLMAPDIDPHYYRASFGDMRKLARADLVFYNGLGLEGRMEEVLKNLSAIAPTYPLSDFIEPNLLISENAIPDPHFWMDVRLWQQAAKGVAETLSHYWPEHQDSFNQHLKEYLTELDALHDWIQQQVQTLPEKQRLLITAHDAFGYYGAAYGIEVIGLQGINTTSEVGLKDLRMMKDLIKQRSVKAVFVEASVPDRTIKSLIAGVKAEGGELALGGKLYSDALAAEHSEAGNYIGMMRQNTQTIVKALQ; this is translated from the coding sequence ATGCCTTCTATTTGGTTAATCATTTTTCTATTAATACCAGGCCTATCGGTTGCTCAACCGAGTGTTGTTAGCACCACTAGCCTAGTTCACGATCTGGTGAAAAAAATTGGGGGGGATAAGGTAAATGCTCAAGGCCTAATGGCACCGGACATTGACCCTCACTACTATCGCGCAAGTTTTGGTGATATGCGCAAACTTGCTCGTGCGGACTTGGTTTTTTACAATGGTTTAGGACTTGAAGGACGGATGGAAGAAGTATTGAAAAACTTAAGCGCCATTGCCCCTACCTACCCGCTTAGCGATTTCATTGAGCCAAATTTACTCATTAGCGAAAACGCTATTCCAGATCCACATTTTTGGATGGATGTACGCCTATGGCAACAAGCAGCAAAGGGGGTAGCTGAAACCCTAAGCCATTATTGGCCTGAACACCAAGACAGTTTTAACCAGCATCTTAAGGAGTACCTAACAGAACTCGATGCGCTTCACGATTGGATTCAGCAGCAAGTACAAACCCTTCCAGAAAAACAACGGCTGCTCATTACCGCACATGATGCCTTTGGTTATTATGGCGCGGCTTATGGCATTGAAGTGATCGGCTTACAAGGCATTAATACCACCTCAGAAGTGGGTTTAAAAGATCTACGAATGATGAAAGACCTTATTAAACAGCGTTCAGTGAAAGCGGTATTTGTAGAAGCCAGTGTTCCAGATCGCACTATTAAGTCGCTGATTGCTGGAGTTAAAGCTGAGGGCGGTGAGTTAGCACTGGGCGGCAAACTCTACTCGGATGCGCTGGCGGCTGAACATTCCGAAGCAGGCAATTATATCGGTATGATGCGCCAAAACACACAAACTATTGTAAAGGCTTTACAGTGA